From the genome of Latilactobacillus curvatus JCM 1096 = DSM 20019:
GGCCAATTTCTAAATTTTTCCGCGTAAAAACAATACGCTATCAGATACCGAATTTATTTCAGCACTCGTGACAGTGATTGTCCTCTTTTGTGCCGGTGGGACCGGTATTTATGGGACATTAGATGCTGGTATGACAGGCAACAATACGATTCTAATTTCTAAATCAATTCTAGATTTCTTTACTGCTGCCATCTTTGCCTGCAATCTTGGCCCCGTCGTTTCAACCATTGCGATTCCGCAATTCATTATCTTTTACATCATTTTCTTACTTGCCAAACTCATTTTCCCACTAACGAATCCAACAATGCTTGCAGATTTCAAAGCTTGCGGCGGCCTCTTGATGCTCGCCACTGGCTTTAGAATTGCTAAAATTCGCGAATTTCCAATTGCAGACATGATACCAGCAATGATCTTAGTCATGCCACTGAGCTGGCTATGGACGACAATGATTATGCCATTACTTTAATCTGAAAAGAGCCGACAACAATTGTTGTCGGCTCTTTTCGTGTTAAAGCTGTTTAATCATATGATCATATTGATGATCACCAATCATTAAATCTCCTTGTTTAACAAAACCCATTCGTTCATAAAGTTTTTTAGCGCCAGGATTTTGTAAATCCACACTTAAGCTAATCTTTTTTTCACCACGTGCTTTTAAATAATCTGGTAAGGCCTTAAGTAACTTTGTCCCTACACCATGCCCCTGTGCATGTTCAGCGACGGCAAGTGTATCTAAATACCATTCCCCCGGTTGTGCTTCCTTATCGGTAAAGAAACGCGTTGTCTCAGGTAAGCCGATTTGTGGGAATAACGGTGCTAATGCATCGTCGATATGGGCTTCCTTTTCTTCTGGGAAGCCTACAACAATCCCCAATACTTGGCCGTCTTCTTCATAAACTAGTGTGTTAGCATAACTATACCGATATTCAGGCATTGCAAAGGCCTGTTCTAAAATACCAAATAAATCCTCCAACGGAATCTTTTGGAAGAGTGGCATTTCCATTTCTTCAAAAACAATGTTAATGATTGGTAAGACACTCTTGGCATCTGCAACTGTTGCTTGACGAATCATTCAAAGACCTCCTCTAGTAATCTTTTTATCATACGGAGGATTGCATAGCACGTCAACTGTTATCATGCTAAATCAGACCGGTAGTCGGCCATTTTCTTAGCAAATAACTCACCATTGGTCGGTGGCGTGTACGTCAATGCATTCGCACCCGCTTCAATCGTCGCTAATATACTAGCTTCGTTTTTACCCCCAGTTGCCATAATCGGAATTTCGGGATATTGTTGGCGAATTGCACTAACAATTGCTGGGGTTTTAGCCGCGCCACTAACGTTTAAAATTGAAACTCCAGCTTCAATCTGCGCGGCGTAATCCTGTCGTTCTGACACAACAGTACAAATAATCGGAACGTCAACAACGCGGTTAATCATTTTAATCGTCTCCACCGAGGTCGGTGCGTTAACCACCACGCCAATCGAACCGGCGGCCTCTGCCAATAATCCCATGTACGCGGACCGGCTGCCGGCCGTTAAGCCCCCACCAATCCCATTAAAAACGGGGATCGTCGCCACATTGCTGATGGCATTCATGACAGCTGGGTGTGGTGTAAATGGATAAACTGCCAAAACAGCGTCAGCATTTGTATTATTCACAATCGCAACATCGGTGGTAAAAATAATTGTTTTAATCTTCTTACCGAGGATCTTAATCCCCCCAACTTGTCGCGCCACAGCAGGTGGTCCGACAACACTGGTTTTTAATGGTGTATAAATCTCTGGTACG
Proteins encoded in this window:
- a CDS encoding GNAT family N-acetyltransferase produces the protein MIRQATVADAKSVLPIINIVFEEMEMPLFQKIPLEDLFGILEQAFAMPEYRYSYANTLVYEEDGQVLGIVVGFPEEKEAHIDDALAPLFPQIGLPETTRFFTDKEAQPGEWYLDTLAVAEHAQGHGVGTKLLKALPDYLKARGEKKISLSVDLQNPGAKKLYERMGFVKQGDLMIGDHQYDHMIKQL